In Arthrobacter sp. QXT-31, one genomic interval encodes:
- a CDS encoding sensor histidine kinase — MPDSPLYSAAAVAVIALAVAAVVAIGLKVLRSFRDLGTDAERATYNTLHAASKAGRHLRTGLNPAGAAKASRQLRALLGCDALAILDVSGVLAWDGTAEELRPRLAGLAAEVLASGRTQVFNAADLQLHSPKSGSVAAAVVAPVRAGARVVGAVAAFAPQAGAGLVRATTEVADWVAAQVELAELDASRTLLMEAEVRALRAQISPHFIYNSLNAIASFINTDPARARELVVEFADFTRYSFRRHGDFTTLAEELRCIDRYLLLERARFGERVQVSLRIAPEVLSTVIPFLSLQPLVENAVRHGLEAKEGPGHITICANDSGAFAEVTIEDDGVGMDPVQLQSMLAGHTDGEHVGLRNVDARLRQVYGDDHGLVIETAPGEGTLITMRVPKSQPDHDA; from the coding sequence ATGCCGGACTCGCCTCTCTATTCCGCGGCCGCCGTGGCCGTCATCGCGCTCGCGGTGGCCGCCGTCGTCGCCATCGGCCTGAAGGTGCTGCGCTCCTTCCGCGACCTGGGCACTGACGCCGAACGGGCCACCTACAACACCCTCCACGCCGCGTCGAAAGCCGGACGCCACCTGCGGACCGGCCTGAACCCCGCTGGCGCTGCAAAAGCCAGCCGCCAGCTGCGGGCCCTGCTCGGCTGTGACGCGCTGGCCATCCTCGACGTGTCCGGCGTGCTGGCCTGGGACGGGACGGCCGAGGAGCTGCGGCCCCGGCTGGCGGGCCTGGCCGCGGAGGTCCTGGCCAGCGGCAGGACGCAGGTGTTCAACGCTGCCGACCTGCAGCTCCACTCCCCCAAATCCGGATCCGTTGCCGCCGCCGTCGTGGCTCCCGTGCGGGCCGGCGCACGGGTGGTGGGCGCCGTGGCTGCCTTCGCACCGCAGGCAGGAGCGGGGCTGGTGCGTGCCACCACCGAAGTCGCCGACTGGGTGGCAGCGCAGGTGGAGCTGGCCGAGCTGGACGCCTCCCGGACACTCCTGATGGAGGCCGAGGTGCGGGCACTCCGCGCCCAGATCAGCCCGCACTTCATCTACAACTCGCTGAACGCGATCGCCTCCTTTATCAACACCGACCCGGCCCGGGCCCGGGAACTCGTGGTGGAGTTTGCGGATTTCACCCGGTACTCGTTTCGCCGGCACGGGGACTTCACCACCCTGGCCGAGGAGCTGCGGTGCATCGACAGGTACCTGCTGCTGGAGCGGGCACGGTTCGGTGAGCGGGTTCAGGTCAGCCTGCGGATCGCGCCGGAGGTGCTGAGCACGGTGATCCCCTTTCTGAGCCTGCAGCCGCTCGTGGAGAACGCGGTCCGGCACGGCCTGGAGGCCAAGGAGGGGCCCGGCCACATCACCATCTGCGCCAATGATTCGGGCGCGTTCGCCGAGGTGACCATAGAGGACGACGGCGTGGGCATGGACCCGGTGCAGCTGCAGTCCATGCTCGCCGGCCACACGGACGGCGAGCATGTGGGGCTGCGGAACGTCGATGCCCGCCTCCGGCAGGTGTACGGGGACGACCACGGCCTGGTGATCGAGACGGCTCCCGGAGAAGGCACGCTCATCACCATGCGGGTCCCCAAGTCCCAGCCGGACCATGACGCCTGA
- a CDS encoding LytR/AlgR family response regulator transcription factor, which produces MINVLVVDDELPAVEELAFLLGRDERIGTILRASSGAEALRVLEAGAVDAVFLDIHMPAVSGLDIARAISRSSRPPAVVFVTADEDCALEAFELAAVDYLLKPVRAERLASSVGRISELIRDGGAAPEMITVDQGGTTRMIRREDVTYVQAQGDYARLHTADASYLIRVPLADLEQQWADAGFIRTHRSYLVALAHVSHLRLAAGRPSVSVEDAELPISRRHLPAVREKLEATRIRPQA; this is translated from the coding sequence ATGATTAACGTTCTCGTCGTCGACGACGAGCTGCCCGCAGTCGAGGAGCTTGCCTTCCTCCTCGGCCGTGATGAGCGGATCGGCACCATCCTGCGCGCCTCCTCCGGCGCCGAGGCCCTGCGGGTCCTCGAAGCCGGCGCTGTGGACGCTGTCTTCCTCGACATCCACATGCCGGCAGTGTCCGGCCTGGACATCGCCCGGGCCATTTCCCGCAGCAGCCGGCCGCCCGCCGTCGTTTTTGTCACTGCCGACGAGGACTGTGCGCTTGAGGCGTTCGAGCTGGCGGCTGTGGACTATCTGCTCAAACCCGTGCGGGCCGAGCGGCTGGCCAGCTCCGTGGGCCGGATCAGTGAGCTGATCCGCGACGGCGGGGCCGCGCCGGAGATGATCACCGTGGACCAGGGCGGCACCACCAGGATGATCCGGCGCGAAGACGTCACGTACGTCCAGGCCCAGGGCGACTATGCGCGGCTCCACACCGCCGATGCCAGCTACCTGATCCGTGTTCCGCTGGCAGACCTCGAACAGCAGTGGGCGGACGCGGGCTTCATCCGCACCCACCGTTCCTACCTCGTGGCACTCGCCCACGTCTCGCACCTCAGGCTCGCCGCCGGCCGGCCCAGCGTCTCCGTCGAGGACGCCGAACTGCCGATCAGCCGCCGGCACCTGCCGGCCGTCCGCGAGAAGCTTGAGGCAACCAGGATCCGGCCGCAGGCATGA
- a CDS encoding DUF4383 domain-containing protein, whose protein sequence is MRNSPNRLVATVFGAVYLLVGLVGFAVTSGVGFFSTEGANLIIFEVNPLHNVIHLAIGAALLYAGVKDVQLARTVNTAVGAVYLLVGIVGLFLLNSPLNIIALNGADNVLHLASAVLLLGVGLSLDKVPATARA, encoded by the coding sequence ATGCGCAACTCACCCAACCGACTTGTCGCCACCGTTTTCGGAGCCGTCTACCTGCTGGTGGGACTCGTTGGCTTCGCCGTGACGTCGGGAGTGGGCTTCTTCTCCACCGAAGGCGCCAACCTGATCATCTTCGAAGTCAACCCGCTGCACAACGTGATCCACCTGGCCATTGGCGCCGCACTGCTCTACGCCGGTGTCAAGGACGTCCAGCTGGCGCGCACCGTCAACACGGCAGTGGGTGCCGTGTACCTGCTGGTGGGCATCGTCGGCCTGTTCCTGCTCAACTCGCCGCTGAACATCATTGCCCTCAACGGCGCGGACAACGTACTCCACCTGGCGAGCGCCGTCCTGCTGCTCGGCGTCGGACTGTCCCTGGACAAGGTCCCCGCCACGGCCCGCGCCTAG
- the pdhA gene encoding pyruvate dehydrogenase (acetyl-transferring) E1 component subunit alpha, with protein MVTDDAGQGGTTAGRDNKAGHQGGAGHSMVQLITPAGERVSHPEYDPWVKDISDEQLCSLYEDLVVIRRIDKEATALQRQGELGLWPPLLGQEASQVGSVRALRDDDFIFPSYRENGVAYCRGVDLPDILRVWRGAASGGWDPYTVNMAIPQIVIGAQALHATGYAMGIQNDGADSAAIVYFGDGATSEGDVSEAMVFAASYQVPLVFFCQNNHWAISEPVRLQSHTQLVERGIGFGLPSMRVDGNDVLAVMAATRVALDRARRGGGPTFIEAVTYRMGPHTTADDPTRYRDPNELEDWAAKDPIGRVHALLDRKGLFTEEFETSVRTKADAVARELRAGCVDMPDPAPLDVFKHVYSTPNSWLERQQDHYSRYLASFGDPDAATQEEGAR; from the coding sequence GTGGTGACAGACGATGCGGGCCAGGGCGGAACAACCGCCGGCCGGGACAACAAGGCAGGGCACCAGGGTGGCGCAGGCCACAGCATGGTTCAGCTGATCACCCCCGCGGGGGAGCGCGTCAGCCATCCGGAGTATGACCCCTGGGTCAAGGACATCTCGGACGAGCAGCTGTGCTCGCTTTACGAGGACCTGGTGGTGATCCGGCGGATCGACAAAGAGGCTACCGCCCTGCAGCGCCAGGGTGAGCTGGGCCTGTGGCCACCGCTGCTGGGCCAGGAGGCCTCGCAGGTGGGCTCCGTGCGGGCCCTGCGGGACGACGACTTCATTTTCCCCAGCTACCGCGAGAACGGTGTGGCCTACTGCCGCGGGGTGGACCTGCCGGACATTCTGCGCGTCTGGCGCGGCGCCGCCTCCGGCGGGTGGGACCCGTACACGGTCAACATGGCAATACCGCAGATCGTCATCGGGGCGCAGGCGCTGCATGCCACCGGGTACGCCATGGGAATCCAGAACGACGGCGCCGATTCCGCGGCCATTGTTTACTTCGGCGACGGAGCCACCAGCGAGGGCGATGTCAGCGAGGCCATGGTCTTCGCCGCCAGTTACCAGGTCCCTCTGGTGTTCTTCTGCCAGAACAACCACTGGGCCATCTCCGAACCGGTGCGCCTCCAGTCCCACACACAGCTGGTGGAACGCGGGATCGGATTCGGACTCCCGAGCATGCGCGTTGACGGCAACGACGTGCTGGCGGTCATGGCAGCCACGCGGGTGGCCCTTGACCGTGCCCGCCGCGGCGGCGGCCCCACCTTCATCGAGGCCGTCACCTACCGGATGGGACCGCATACGACGGCGGACGATCCCACCCGGTACCGCGACCCCAACGAACTCGAGGACTGGGCGGCCAAGGACCCCATCGGCCGGGTCCATGCGCTGCTGGACCGGAAGGGCCTGTTTACCGAGGAGTTCGAAACCAGCGTGCGGACCAAGGCAGACGCCGTCGCCCGCGAGCTGCGGGCCGGCTGCGTGGACATGCCGGACCCCGCCCCCCTCGACGTCTTCAAGCACGTCTACAGCACCCCCAACTCCTGGCTGGAACGCCAGCAGGACCACTACTCCCGTTACCTTGCCAGCTTCGGCGATCCCGACGCGGCAACCCAAGAAGAAGGTGCACGCTGA
- a CDS encoding sodium/solute symporter gives MNPAVGIAAVAAVSVATAVIGFYGLRISRTTGDFYVASRTVPPWWNASAIGGEYLSAASFLGVAGLILLSGTDALWYPVGYTAGYLMLLLFVAAPLRRSGAYTIPDFTEARLDSRAVRRVTSLAVVIVGWLYIVPQLHGAALTIRTTTGLPAWAGSTAVVVVVCLTVVAGGMRSITFVQAFQYWLKLTALAVPLIFILLVLADKGSPAVTVPAANPDGADPASPYQSISLLVALLFGTLGLPHVLVRFYTNPDGQSARRTTLIVLGLLSVFYLFPTAYGLAGRLFAPDLARAGQADALVLLLPGRLVGGPAGELLSALVVAGAFAAFLSTTSGLVVSLAGVISQDVLGGSVRGFRVAALISITVPLGLALMTDSLALAGSVGLVFAFTASTICPVLLLGIWWRGLTDAGAIAGMVTGGLLCGGAMVAGSVLGVAGTPPWLAQPAAWTVPAAFTVMVVTSRATRSRVPRTITRVMTRLHTPERPLATER, from the coding sequence GTGAATCCTGCAGTGGGCATTGCGGCGGTGGCCGCCGTTTCCGTGGCGACGGCGGTGATCGGTTTCTACGGACTGCGGATCTCGCGGACCACCGGCGACTTCTACGTAGCCTCCCGGACCGTGCCGCCGTGGTGGAACGCGTCGGCGATCGGCGGGGAATATCTGTCCGCGGCCAGTTTCCTGGGCGTGGCCGGCCTGATCCTGCTGTCCGGCACGGATGCGCTGTGGTATCCCGTGGGCTACACCGCCGGGTACCTGATGCTCCTGCTGTTCGTGGCCGCGCCGCTGCGCCGTTCCGGGGCCTACACCATCCCGGACTTCACCGAGGCGCGGCTGGATTCACGTGCCGTGCGCCGGGTAACCAGCCTGGCCGTGGTCATTGTGGGCTGGCTCTACATCGTTCCGCAGCTGCACGGCGCCGCCCTGACCATCCGGACCACCACGGGGCTGCCCGCCTGGGCGGGCTCGACCGCCGTCGTGGTGGTGGTATGCCTCACCGTGGTGGCTGGCGGGATGCGTTCCATCACCTTCGTCCAGGCCTTCCAGTACTGGCTGAAGCTCACGGCGCTTGCGGTACCCCTCATCTTCATCCTGCTGGTGCTGGCAGACAAGGGCTCGCCCGCAGTGACGGTGCCAGCCGCCAACCCCGACGGCGCGGATCCCGCGAGCCCCTACCAGAGCATCTCGCTGCTCGTTGCCCTGTTGTTCGGAACACTGGGGCTGCCGCACGTCCTGGTGCGCTTCTACACCAACCCGGACGGGCAGTCGGCGCGCCGGACCACGCTGATCGTGCTGGGCCTGCTGTCCGTGTTTTATCTGTTTCCGACGGCGTACGGCCTGGCCGGGCGCCTGTTCGCCCCGGACCTGGCGCGGGCGGGCCAGGCGGATGCGCTGGTGCTGCTGCTGCCGGGACGCCTGGTGGGCGGCCCGGCTGGCGAGCTGCTGTCCGCCCTGGTGGTGGCAGGGGCGTTCGCCGCTTTCCTGTCCACGACGTCCGGCCTGGTGGTCTCGCTTGCTGGTGTGATCAGCCAGGATGTGCTGGGCGGCAGTGTGCGCGGCTTCCGGGTGGCGGCGCTGATCTCGATCACCGTTCCGCTGGGTCTGGCGCTCATGACGGACTCGCTGGCCCTGGCCGGCAGCGTCGGCCTGGTCTTCGCGTTTACGGCATCCACGATCTGCCCGGTCTTGCTGCTGGGCATCTGGTGGCGGGGGCTGACCGACGCCGGTGCCATCGCGGGGATGGTGACGGGCGGGCTGCTGTGCGGCGGCGCCATGGTGGCGGGCTCGGTGCTGGGGGTAGCGGGGACGCCGCCGTGGCTGGCGCAGCCCGCGGCCTGGACCGTGCCGGCGGCCTTCACGGTGATGGTGGTGACGTCGCGGGCCACCCGGTCCCGGGTGCCGCGCACCATCACCAGGGTGATGACCCGGCTGCACACGCCTGAGCGGCCGCTGGCCACGGAGCGCTGA
- a CDS encoding DivIVA domain-containing protein, with protein MVRVDSKRQIPASFERVARTEYGYNAKQVDQFLQQARVSLETPEAAAHPIKSADVRSVSFDPVKGGYSATAVDAALDRLEDAFARRERDDLIAERGEDAWLRQIGQLSGTLRGRLHRPDGERFRRPAKKKSRSYNTKDVDSLCRDLIGYLEQDKPLSVDNVRRAVFRPAVGQDGYEETQVDAFLDRVVELMAAID; from the coding sequence ATGGTGAGAGTGGACAGCAAGCGGCAGATTCCGGCGTCGTTCGAACGTGTGGCGCGGACGGAGTACGGCTACAACGCCAAGCAGGTGGACCAGTTCCTGCAGCAGGCGCGCGTATCGCTGGAGACGCCCGAGGCCGCCGCCCACCCCATCAAAAGCGCCGACGTCCGGTCCGTGTCCTTCGATCCTGTCAAGGGCGGATACTCGGCCACCGCGGTGGACGCCGCGCTGGACCGGCTGGAGGACGCCTTCGCCCGCCGGGAGCGGGACGACCTTATCGCCGAGCGGGGCGAGGACGCCTGGCTCCGGCAGATCGGCCAGCTGTCCGGGACACTCCGCGGCCGCCTTCACCGGCCCGACGGCGAAAGGTTCCGCCGCCCGGCCAAGAAAAAGTCACGCAGTTACAACACCAAGGACGTGGACAGCCTGTGCCGCGACCTGATCGGCTACCTCGAACAGGACAAGCCCCTCAGCGTTGACAACGTCCGGCGGGCCGTCTTCCGGCCCGCAGTGGGCCAGGACGGCTACGAGGAGACCCAGGTGGACGCGTTCCTCGACCGGGTGGTTGAACTGATGGCTGCCATCGACTGA
- a CDS encoding solute symporter family protein, producing MISIPTAVDVSALKDTTLLNMGIFGLFVAVTMVIVFRASRNNRTAADYYAAGRSFTGSQNGTAIAGDYLSAASFLGITGAIAINGYDGFMYSIGFLVAWLVALLLVAELLRNTGKFTMADVLSFRLRQRPVRIAAAISTLAVCFFYLLAQMAGAGSLISLLLGISDWGGQSLVIIVVGALMIMYVLIGGMKGTTWVQIIKAILLIAGAAVMTLWVLAIYGFNLSSLLGGAVEAANNPAVLNPGLQYGKTETSKLDFMSLGLALVLGTAALPHVLMRFYTVPTAKEARKSVVWSIWLIGLFYIFTLVLGYGAAALVGADTIKNAPGGVNSAAPLLAFHLGGPLLLGFISAVAFATILAVVAGLTITAAASFAHDIYANVIAKGKADADTEVKVARRTVIVIGILAILGGILANGQNVAFLVALAFAVAASANLPTIIYSLFWRRFTTQGAIWSMYGGLASAIILIALSPVVSGGATSMIKNANFAIFPLSNPGIVSIPLAFLLGWLGTVLDKKQEDRSKQAEMEVRSLTGVGAEKAVEH from the coding sequence ATGATCAGCATTCCCACAGCGGTTGACGTCTCGGCGCTGAAGGACACCACGCTGCTGAACATGGGCATCTTCGGCCTGTTCGTCGCAGTCACCATGGTGATCGTCTTCCGGGCCAGCCGGAACAACAGGACAGCAGCCGACTACTACGCCGCCGGCCGCTCCTTCACCGGTTCGCAGAACGGCACGGCCATCGCGGGCGATTACCTGTCGGCTGCCTCCTTCCTGGGCATTACCGGGGCCATCGCCATCAACGGATACGACGGCTTCATGTACTCCATCGGCTTCCTTGTTGCCTGGCTTGTGGCCCTCCTGCTCGTCGCCGAACTGCTGCGGAACACCGGCAAGTTCACCATGGCGGACGTCCTGTCCTTCCGCCTTCGGCAGCGCCCGGTCCGCATCGCCGCCGCCATCTCCACCCTGGCCGTCTGCTTCTTCTACCTCCTGGCCCAGATGGCCGGTGCCGGAAGCCTGATCTCCCTGCTGCTCGGCATCAGCGACTGGGGCGGACAGTCGCTGGTGATCATCGTCGTCGGCGCGCTCATGATCATGTACGTCCTGATCGGCGGCATGAAGGGCACCACCTGGGTGCAGATCATCAAGGCCATCCTACTCATCGCCGGTGCCGCCGTCATGACCCTCTGGGTCCTGGCCATCTACGGGTTCAACCTCTCCAGCCTGCTGGGCGGCGCGGTCGAGGCGGCGAACAACCCGGCCGTTCTGAACCCCGGCCTGCAGTACGGCAAGACCGAAACATCCAAGCTGGACTTCATGTCCCTGGGCCTTGCCCTGGTGCTGGGCACCGCCGCCCTGCCGCACGTGCTCATGCGCTTCTACACCGTCCCCACCGCCAAGGAAGCCCGCAAGTCCGTGGTGTGGTCCATCTGGCTGATCGGGCTGTTCTACATCTTCACTCTGGTCCTGGGCTACGGCGCCGCTGCCCTGGTGGGTGCGGACACCATCAAGAACGCGCCGGGCGGCGTGAACTCGGCAGCACCGCTGCTGGCCTTCCACCTGGGCGGGCCGCTGCTGCTGGGCTTCATCTCGGCGGTGGCTTTTGCCACGATCCTCGCCGTGGTCGCCGGCCTCACCATCACCGCTGCCGCCTCGTTCGCGCATGACATCTATGCCAATGTCATAGCCAAGGGAAAGGCCGACGCCGACACTGAAGTTAAGGTCGCACGCCGCACCGTGATCGTGATCGGCATCCTCGCCATCCTGGGCGGCATCCTGGCCAATGGCCAGAACGTGGCCTTCCTGGTGGCCCTGGCCTTCGCGGTGGCCGCCTCGGCCAACCTGCCCACCATCATCTACTCGCTGTTCTGGCGCCGGTTCACCACCCAGGGAGCGATCTGGAGCATGTACGGCGGGCTCGCCTCCGCGATCATCCTGATCGCACTGTCGCCGGTGGTGTCCGGCGGTGCGACGTCCATGATCAAGAACGCCAACTTCGCCATCTTCCCCTTGAGCAACCCGGGCATTGTGTCCATCCCGCTGGCCTTCCTGCTGGGCTGGCTGGGCACCGTCCTGGACAAGAAGCAGGAGGACCGCAGCAAGCAGGCCGAAATGGAGGTCCGGTCACTGACCGGGGTCGGCGCCGAGAAGGCCGTGGAGCACTAG
- a CDS encoding alpha-ketoacid dehydrogenase subunit beta — protein MTQMTFARAINSGLRRSLDNDPKVVLMGEDIGTLGGVFRVTDGLQKDFGKHRVVDTPLAESGIVGTAVGLAYRGYRPVVEIQFDGFVYPAFDQIVSQVAKMHYRSRGTVKMPITIRIPFGGGIGSPEHHSESPEAYFAHTAGLRVITPASPQDAHTMIQQAISCDDPVVFFEPKRRYHDKGEVDEALDPASAPPMGQARLVTDGSDVTLVAYGPLVKTARDAATAAADEGVSVEVIDLRSLAPVDFATVEASVRKTGRLVITHEAGQSGGLGAEVAASITERCFYHLEAAPVRITGFDVPYPYSRVEMHHLPDLDRILDGVDRALGRPNSLSGLEG, from the coding sequence ATGACGCAGATGACCTTTGCGCGGGCAATAAACTCCGGCCTTCGCAGATCCCTCGACAACGATCCCAAAGTGGTCCTCATGGGCGAGGATATCGGCACCCTTGGTGGTGTCTTCCGCGTGACCGACGGGCTGCAGAAGGACTTCGGCAAGCACCGTGTGGTGGACACGCCCCTGGCCGAGTCCGGGATTGTGGGTACCGCTGTGGGCCTGGCCTACCGCGGGTACCGCCCGGTGGTGGAAATCCAGTTCGACGGCTTCGTCTATCCCGCCTTCGACCAGATCGTGTCCCAGGTGGCGAAGATGCATTACCGCAGCCGGGGCACCGTGAAAATGCCCATCACCATCCGCATCCCGTTTGGCGGCGGCATCGGGTCCCCGGAGCACCACTCCGAGTCGCCTGAGGCTTACTTCGCGCACACCGCGGGCCTGCGCGTGATTACGCCGGCCAGCCCGCAGGATGCCCACACCATGATCCAGCAGGCCATTTCCTGCGACGACCCAGTGGTGTTCTTTGAGCCCAAACGCCGCTACCACGACAAAGGCGAGGTGGACGAGGCGCTCGATCCTGCTTCGGCCCCGCCGATGGGCCAGGCCCGCCTGGTCACGGACGGCAGCGACGTCACGCTCGTCGCCTACGGGCCGCTGGTCAAGACCGCCCGCGATGCTGCCACGGCGGCCGCGGACGAGGGAGTCTCTGTGGAGGTCATCGACCTGCGCTCGCTGGCTCCCGTCGATTTCGCCACCGTGGAGGCCTCCGTCCGCAAGACGGGCAGGCTGGTGATCACCCACGAGGCCGGGCAGTCGGGCGGACTCGGCGCGGAGGTTGCGGCCAGCATTACCGAACGCTGCTTCTACCACCTTGAGGCCGCACCCGTCCGCATCACCGGGTTTGACGTGCCATACCCCTATTCGAGGGTGGAGATGCACCACCTTCCGGATCTTGACCGGATTCTCGACGGCGTGGACCGCGCGCTGGGCCGGCCGAATTCGCTGAGCGGGCTGGAAGGATGA
- a CDS encoding dihydrolipoamide acetyltransferase family protein: MIKEFRLPDLGEGLTESEIVSWKVGVGDTVSLNQVIAEVETAKAVVELPSPFAGVITALHEQPGTVVEVGKPIVSFEVKDDAGTQPAAAAPAEAALPKREPNLVGYGAVVESTGRPVRRQRTLAEPAEPRPVETKPVETKAPLAEPAEIRPVETKPAETKSAERPRSTPPVRKLAKDLGVELEKVAGSGPSGLITRDDVRNFVGGGDLPAAAHELAAQPAAPQAAPHGEREVRTPIKGVRKFTAAAMVSSAFTAPHVTEFLTVDVTPAMELLARLKESKAFAGHKLTPLTLVAKAVLIALRRNPGLNAKWDEANQEIVQFNYVNLGIAAATPRGLTVPNIKDADRLALVDLSTALAELTDTARAGKTSPEDLSGGTISITNIGVFGIDAGTPILNPGEAAILAMGAVRKMPWEYQDQVALRQVMTLSLSFDHRLVDGEQGSRFLADVGALLADPGMALAMA, from the coding sequence ATGATCAAGGAATTCCGGCTGCCCGATCTTGGCGAAGGACTGACCGAATCGGAAATCGTCAGCTGGAAGGTGGGGGTAGGGGATACCGTCAGCCTGAACCAGGTCATTGCCGAGGTGGAGACTGCCAAGGCGGTGGTGGAGTTGCCTTCCCCGTTCGCCGGTGTCATCACCGCCCTGCATGAACAGCCGGGAACGGTCGTGGAGGTGGGCAAGCCGATCGTCTCGTTCGAGGTGAAGGACGACGCCGGCACCCAGCCTGCCGCTGCTGCCCCGGCTGAGGCGGCGCTCCCCAAAAGGGAACCCAACCTCGTCGGGTACGGCGCCGTGGTCGAAAGCACCGGCCGCCCAGTCCGGCGGCAGCGCACGCTGGCCGAGCCGGCCGAGCCCCGGCCCGTCGAGACCAAGCCCGTCGAAACCAAAGCCCCGCTGGCTGAGCCTGCCGAAATCAGGCCTGTGGAAACCAAGCCTGCCGAAACCAAGTCCGCTGAGCGCCCGCGTTCCACACCGCCGGTCCGGAAGCTTGCCAAGGACCTGGGTGTCGAACTGGAAAAGGTGGCCGGAAGCGGTCCCAGCGGCCTGATTACCCGGGACGACGTCCGCAACTTCGTGGGCGGCGGGGACCTTCCCGCAGCGGCGCACGAGTTGGCGGCACAGCCAGCGGCACCCCAGGCTGCGCCACACGGCGAGCGCGAGGTCCGCACGCCAATCAAGGGTGTCCGCAAATTCACGGCCGCCGCGATGGTCAGCAGTGCCTTCACGGCGCCGCACGTCACGGAATTCCTCACGGTGGACGTCACGCCGGCCATGGAACTGCTGGCAAGGCTGAAGGAGAGCAAGGCCTTTGCCGGCCACAAGCTGACGCCGCTGACCCTCGTGGCCAAGGCCGTGCTGATCGCGCTGCGCCGCAACCCCGGGCTCAATGCCAAGTGGGACGAGGCCAACCAGGAGATCGTGCAGTTCAACTACGTGAACCTGGGTATCGCGGCCGCAACCCCGCGCGGGCTCACCGTCCCCAATATCAAGGACGCCGACCGCCTGGCGCTCGTGGACCTTTCCACGGCGCTCGCGGAACTGACGGACACCGCCAGGGCAGGCAAGACCAGCCCGGAGGACCTTTCAGGTGGCACCATCTCCATCACCAACATCGGTGTCTTCGGGATCGACGCCGGCACGCCCATCCTCAACCCGGGGGAGGCCGCGATCCTCGCCATGGGCGCCGTCCGCAAGATGCCATGGGAGTACCAGGACCAGGTCGCACTGCGGCAGGTCATGACCTTGAGCCTGTCCTTCGACCACCGGCTGGTGGACGGTGAGCAGGGCTCCAGGTTCCTGGCTGACGTCGGTGCCCTGCTCGCGGATCCCGGCATGGCCCTCGCAATGGCCTGA
- a CDS encoding Lrp/AsnC family transcriptional regulator — translation MQALDGTDTRLLSALAQDPRRTVVALAQKLGLSRNTVQARMAQLEKKHAFLSFERRINPVSLGYPLMAFISVHVQQQKLGSLADDLAAVPEILEGYGLTGSADLLLRVVALDAEDLFRINGKILACDGVERTDTALAMGELIPFRIQPLLDRNSAGE, via the coding sequence ATGCAAGCTTTGGATGGCACTGACACGCGGCTGCTCTCCGCCCTGGCGCAGGATCCCCGCCGTACTGTGGTGGCCCTCGCGCAAAAGCTCGGCCTTTCCCGCAACACCGTCCAGGCGCGCATGGCCCAGCTTGAGAAGAAGCACGCCTTCCTCTCGTTCGAGCGGCGCATCAATCCGGTGTCCCTGGGGTATCCGCTCATGGCCTTCATCTCGGTCCACGTCCAGCAGCAGAAGCTCGGTTCCCTCGCCGATGATCTGGCCGCCGTACCGGAGATCCTCGAGGGCTACGGCCTGACCGGCTCTGCGGACCTGCTGCTGCGCGTGGTGGCACTGGACGCCGAAGACCTCTTCCGGATCAACGGGAAGATCCTGGCCTGCGACGGTGTCGAGCGGACCGATACCGCCCTGGCCATGGGGGAACTGATCCCGTTCCGGATCCAGCCGCTGCTGGACCGCAACTCAGCCGGAGAGTGA
- a CDS encoding DUF485 domain-containing protein produces MGNDARTPDAPASADFEEVQATQQFRELRKRHRSFVFPMAIAFLLWYFAYVILAAYAVDFMSTKVWGNINIGIIMGLLQFVTTFAITGWYVSYSNRRLDPIATDIRHGIEGHEYDKTGSTASGSSVGGGTQ; encoded by the coding sequence ATGGGTAACGATGCCCGAACTCCGGACGCCCCGGCGTCCGCGGACTTCGAGGAAGTCCAGGCCACCCAACAGTTCAGGGAGTTGCGCAAGCGCCACCGCAGCTTCGTGTTCCCCATGGCCATCGCGTTTCTGCTCTGGTACTTCGCGTACGTCATCCTTGCCGCCTACGCCGTGGACTTCATGTCCACCAAGGTGTGGGGCAACATCAACATCGGCATCATCATGGGGCTGTTGCAGTTCGTGACCACCTTCGCCATCACCGGCTGGTACGTCAGCTACTCGAACAGGCGCCTGGACCCGATCGCCACCGACATCCGGCACGGCATTGAGGGCCACGAGTACGACAAGACCGGCAGCACGGCATCAGGCAGTTCAGTAGGCGGAGGAACACAATGA